From one Oceanimonas doudoroffii genomic stretch:
- the guaA gene encoding glutamine-hydrolyzing GMP synthase, producing the protein MTKNIHDNRILILDFGSQYTQLIARRVRELGVYCELWAWDVTEEQIRDFNPNGIILSGGPESVTEEGSPRAPEYVFNAGVPVFGICYGMQTMAQQLGGAVAGSNEREFGYAQVQRVADCALFANIEDAIDDNGNALLDVWMSHGDKVVALPEGFDKVAQTGSCPFAAMADESRRFYGVQFHPEVTHTRQGARMLEHFVRDICQCEALWTPASIIEDAVARIKAQVGDDEVILGLSGGVDSSVVAMLVHRAIGDKLTCVFVDNGLLRLNEGEQVMEMFGDHFGLNIIKADAEDRFLTALAGIDEPEAKRKAIGRVFVEVFDEESKKLKNAKWLAQGTIYPDVIESAASATGKAHVIKSHHNVGGLPDDMKMGLVEPLRELFKDEVRRVGLELGLPYDMLYRHPFPGPGLGVRVLGEVKKEYCDLLRRADAIFIEELRKHDLYNKVSQAFTVFLPVRSVGVMGDGRKYDWVVSLRAVETIDFMTAHWAHLPYDFLGHVSNRIINEIDGISRVVYDISGKPPATIEWE; encoded by the coding sequence ATGACCAAGAATATTCACGACAACCGGATCCTGATCCTGGACTTCGGCTCACAATACACTCAGCTGATTGCGCGCCGTGTGCGTGAACTGGGCGTGTATTGCGAGCTGTGGGCCTGGGACGTCACCGAGGAGCAGATCCGCGACTTCAATCCGAACGGTATCATTCTGTCCGGGGGGCCGGAGTCGGTCACCGAGGAAGGCAGCCCGCGGGCGCCGGAATACGTGTTTAATGCCGGTGTGCCGGTATTTGGCATTTGCTACGGCATGCAAACCATGGCTCAGCAGCTGGGTGGTGCCGTGGCCGGCTCCAACGAGCGTGAATTCGGTTACGCCCAGGTGCAGCGCGTGGCCGACTGCGCCCTGTTCGCCAACATTGAAGACGCCATCGACGACAACGGCAATGCCCTGCTGGACGTCTGGATGAGCCACGGCGACAAGGTGGTGGCCCTGCCCGAAGGTTTTGACAAGGTCGCCCAGACCGGCAGCTGCCCCTTTGCCGCCATGGCCGACGAAAGCCGTCGTTTCTACGGCGTGCAGTTCCACCCGGAAGTGACTCACACCCGCCAGGGCGCGCGCATGCTGGAGCACTTCGTGCGTGATATCTGCCAGTGTGAAGCCCTGTGGACCCCTGCTTCCATCATTGAAGACGCCGTGGCCCGTATCAAGGCGCAGGTGGGCGACGACGAGGTGATTCTGGGTCTGTCCGGCGGTGTTGACTCCTCCGTGGTGGCCATGCTGGTGCACCGTGCCATTGGCGACAAGCTGACCTGTGTATTCGTGGACAACGGCCTGCTGCGCCTGAACGAAGGCGAGCAGGTGATGGAAATGTTCGGCGACCACTTCGGCCTGAACATCATCAAGGCCGACGCCGAAGACCGCTTCCTCACCGCCCTGGCCGGCATCGACGAGCCGGAAGCCAAGCGCAAGGCCATTGGCCGCGTGTTTGTGGAAGTGTTCGACGAAGAGTCCAAGAAGCTCAAGAACGCCAAGTGGCTGGCCCAGGGCACCATCTATCCGGATGTGATTGAATCTGCCGCCTCTGCCACCGGCAAGGCCCATGTGATCAAGTCTCACCACAACGTGGGCGGTCTGCCCGACGACATGAAGATGGGTCTGGTTGAGCCGCTGCGCGAACTCTTTAAAGACGAAGTTCGCCGCGTGGGCCTGGAGCTGGGTCTGCCCTACGACATGCTCTATCGTCACCCCTTCCCGGGTCCGGGTCTGGGCGTGCGGGTGCTGGGTGAAGTGAAGAAGGAATACTGCGACCTGCTGCGCCGGGCCGACGCCATCTTCATTGAAGAGCTGCGCAAGCACGACCTGTACAACAAGGTCAGCCAGGCCTTTACCGTGTTCCTGCCGGTGCGCTCCGTTGGCGTCATGGGCGATGGCCGCAAGTACGACTGGGTGGTGTCTCTGCGTGCCGTGGAAACCATCGACTTCATGACCGCCCACTGGGCCCACCTGCCGTACGATTTCCTGGGCCATGTGTCCAACCGCATCATTAATGAAATCGACGGCATCAGCCGCGTGGTATACGATATTTCCGGCAAGCCGCCCGCGACCATTGAGTGGGAATAA
- a CDS encoding tyrosine-type recombinase/integrase — MLTDTKLRHLKPRDKLYKVNDRDGLYVAVTPAGTVSFRYNYSIHGRQETITFGRYGVGGITLAEAREQLHEAKRMVADGKSPAKEKARKKARVKDAETFGAWAEKWLRGYQMADSTRDMRRSVYTRELETKFGNQKLTEITHEDLRTLTDAIVDRGAPATAVHTRDIVLQVYRWAIERGQKVENPADSVRPSSIARFEPRDRTLSPEEIKLMYQYIERIGTSPSIRAAVKLLLLTMVRKSELTNATWSEINFSEALWTIPKERMKRRNPHLVFLSRQALDILIALKTFSGGSDYILPSRYDSDLPMSSATLNRVLDLTYKLAQKEGQPLAKFGPHDLRRTASTLLHEAGYNTDWIEKCLAHEQKGVRAVYNKAEYREQRTAMLQDWADMIDEWVFEDR; from the coding sequence ATGCTGACTGATACCAAGCTGCGCCACCTCAAGCCCAGAGACAAGCTTTACAAGGTGAACGACCGGGATGGCCTCTATGTGGCCGTGACGCCGGCCGGCACCGTCTCGTTCCGTTACAACTACTCCATTCATGGACGACAGGAGACGATCACCTTTGGCCGCTATGGTGTGGGGGGCATTACCCTGGCGGAAGCACGGGAGCAGCTGCATGAAGCCAAGCGCATGGTGGCCGATGGCAAATCACCGGCCAAGGAGAAAGCCCGGAAAAAGGCCCGGGTGAAAGACGCGGAAACCTTTGGTGCCTGGGCGGAGAAATGGCTGAGAGGCTATCAGATGGCGGACTCCACCCGGGATATGCGCCGCTCGGTGTATACCAGAGAACTGGAAACGAAATTCGGTAACCAGAAGCTGACCGAGATCACCCATGAAGACTTGCGAACGCTGACCGATGCCATTGTAGACCGTGGAGCTCCTGCTACTGCCGTTCATACCCGTGATATTGTGCTCCAGGTATACCGCTGGGCCATTGAACGAGGGCAAAAGGTAGAGAACCCGGCCGATTCGGTAAGGCCTTCCAGCATTGCCAGGTTTGAACCCCGGGACCGCACCCTGTCACCGGAGGAAATCAAACTCATGTACCAGTACATTGAGCGGATCGGGACCTCACCGTCCATTCGGGCAGCGGTAAAGCTGTTGCTGCTGACCATGGTACGAAAAAGCGAGCTGACCAATGCCACCTGGAGCGAAATTAACTTCAGCGAAGCGTTGTGGACCATTCCCAAAGAGCGGATGAAACGGCGAAATCCCCATTTGGTGTTCCTGTCCCGCCAGGCCCTGGACATTCTCATTGCCCTCAAGACCTTCTCCGGTGGTTCAGACTACATACTGCCATCCCGCTACGACTCCGACTTGCCCATGAGCAGCGCCACCCTGAACCGCGTTCTGGACCTGACCTATAAACTGGCTCAGAAAGAAGGGCAGCCCCTGGCCAAGTTTGGGCCCCACGATCTGAGGCGTACAGCAAGTACCTTACTCCATGAAGCTGGTTACAACACTGACTGGATAGAGAAATGTCTGGCCCACGAACAGAAGGGGGTGAGGGCCGTGTATAACAAAGCCGAGTACCGCGAACAGCGCACGGCCATGCTGCAGGACTGGGCGGATATGATTGATGAGTGGGTTTTTGAAGACCGCTAA
- a CDS encoding UvrD-helicase domain-containing protein, whose protein sequence is MSNFLTLAVAGGRKTQSLVNHCQALPSERKVALLTFTQTNQQEVKARLTAQAGHATGVEVMGWYTFLLRHFAKPFLRFKFPGERVGGFDFDGRPGRFARGKSRFMTADNRIFSCELGRLAFELMEATPALLNRLECIYDEILIDEVQDLASYDWEILQLLLHSNIEVRLVGDVRQAVLSTNPRGRKNKQFDYAASLEWFLEREAEGCLNITYATITYRCREEIAAFSDSIFDARWAFPRTTSENNDETGHDGVYLVRSEHVYEYMARFSPQCLRYSISSAKHLDLPFQNFKGVKGATFERVLIAPTKNIENFIKNGTPLESTAAAAFYVAVTRAKQSLAIVLDLPGKSHLQYWAP, encoded by the coding sequence ATGTCTAACTTCCTTACTTTAGCGGTGGCTGGCGGTCGAAAGACTCAAAGTCTAGTGAATCACTGCCAAGCATTGCCCTCAGAGCGTAAGGTTGCGCTGCTGACGTTCACTCAAACGAACCAACAGGAGGTGAAGGCTAGGCTAACTGCTCAGGCTGGTCATGCGACTGGAGTGGAAGTCATGGGGTGGTACACGTTTCTGCTTAGGCATTTTGCAAAGCCATTTCTGCGCTTCAAGTTTCCCGGTGAGCGAGTCGGGGGCTTCGATTTTGACGGGCGTCCAGGCAGATTTGCGCGAGGCAAAAGTAGGTTCATGACTGCCGACAATAGAATCTTTAGCTGCGAACTAGGCCGGCTTGCTTTTGAATTAATGGAAGCCACACCGGCGCTGCTAAACCGTTTGGAATGCATCTACGACGAAATTCTAATCGACGAGGTTCAGGATCTTGCTAGCTACGATTGGGAGATCTTGCAGTTGCTACTGCATTCCAATATTGAAGTGCGGTTGGTTGGTGATGTGCGTCAGGCGGTTCTCTCCACAAATCCTCGAGGGCGCAAGAACAAGCAGTTTGATTACGCCGCTTCGTTGGAATGGTTCCTAGAGCGCGAGGCAGAAGGCTGCCTAAACATCACCTATGCAACGATTACTTATCGGTGCCGGGAGGAAATTGCGGCATTTTCGGACAGCATTTTTGATGCTAGATGGGCCTTTCCGAGGACCACATCAGAAAACAATGATGAGACAGGGCACGACGGTGTTTACCTAGTGCGTTCCGAGCATGTCTATGAGTACATGGCCCGGTTCAGCCCTCAATGTTTAAGGTACAGTATAAGCTCGGCCAAACATCTGGATCTTCCATTCCAGAATTTCAAAGGGGTTAAGGGTGCCACCTTTGAGCGTGTGCTGATTGCTCCTACCAAAAACATAGAAAACTTCATCAAAAACGGAACACCTTTGGAGTCGACAGCTGCTGCAGCGTTTTACGTTGCAGTCACCCGCGCCAAGCAAAGCCTTGCAATCGTGCTCGACCTGCCAGGGAAGTCTCACCTGCAATACTGGGCTCCCTGA
- the guaB gene encoding IMP dehydrogenase, with the protein MLRIAQDALTFDDVLLVPAHSTVLPNTADLRTRLTREINLNIPIVSAAMDTVTEADLAIALAQEGGIGFIHKNMSVEAQAAQVRKVKKFESGMVSDPVTVTPDMTIADVRELTQQNGFAGYPVIAADGELVGIITGRDVRFVQDMSKPVHEVMTDKSRLVTVPVGAGRDQVEALMQQHRIEKVLVVENNGRLAGMISAKDFQKAESKPNACKDAQGRLRVGAAVGAAPGNEERIAALVAAGLDVLLIDSSHGHSEGVLQRIRETRAAYPDLAIIGGNVATAAGALALAEAGVSAVKVGIGPGSICTTRIVTGCGVPQITAVANAVEALKDLGIPVIADGGIRFSGDIAKALAAGANCVMMGSMFAGTEESPGEIELFQGRAFKSYRGMGSLGAMSKGSSDRYFQSDNAADKMVPEGIEGRVPYKGKLKEIIHQQMGGLRSAMGLTGSATIDDLRTKAEFVKISGAGIQESHVHDVTITKEAPNYRLG; encoded by the coding sequence ATGCTTAGGATTGCCCAAGACGCCCTGACCTTTGATGATGTACTGCTGGTCCCAGCTCATTCCACCGTATTGCCCAACACGGCGGATCTCCGCACCCGGCTGACCCGGGAAATCAATCTTAACATCCCCATCGTCTCCGCTGCCATGGACACCGTGACCGAAGCCGATCTGGCCATTGCCCTGGCCCAGGAAGGCGGCATTGGTTTTATTCACAAGAACATGTCCGTTGAGGCCCAGGCTGCCCAGGTGCGCAAGGTCAAGAAATTCGAAAGCGGCATGGTGTCGGATCCGGTCACCGTGACTCCCGACATGACCATTGCCGATGTGCGTGAACTGACTCAGCAGAACGGCTTTGCCGGCTACCCGGTCATTGCCGCCGACGGCGAGCTGGTGGGCATTATCACCGGCCGTGACGTGCGCTTTGTGCAGGACATGAGCAAGCCCGTGCATGAAGTCATGACCGACAAGAGTCGCCTGGTTACCGTGCCGGTGGGCGCCGGCCGCGATCAGGTAGAAGCCCTGATGCAGCAGCACCGCATTGAAAAGGTACTGGTGGTAGAAAACAACGGTCGCCTGGCCGGCATGATCAGTGCCAAGGACTTCCAGAAAGCGGAAAGCAAACCCAACGCCTGTAAAGATGCTCAGGGCCGCCTGCGCGTGGGTGCCGCCGTGGGCGCCGCACCCGGCAACGAAGAGCGCATTGCCGCCCTGGTGGCCGCCGGCCTTGACGTGCTGCTGATCGACTCTTCTCACGGTCACTCCGAGGGTGTGCTGCAGCGCATTCGCGAAACCCGTGCCGCCTATCCGGATCTGGCCATCATCGGTGGCAACGTGGCCACCGCCGCCGGCGCCCTGGCCCTGGCCGAAGCGGGTGTGAGCGCGGTGAAGGTGGGCATCGGTCCCGGCTCCATCTGTACCACCCGTATCGTCACCGGTTGTGGTGTGCCGCAAATTACCGCCGTGGCCAACGCCGTGGAAGCACTCAAGGATCTGGGCATTCCGGTGATTGCCGACGGCGGCATTCGTTTCTCCGGTGACATCGCCAAGGCCCTGGCGGCCGGCGCCAACTGTGTGATGATGGGCTCCATGTTTGCCGGCACCGAAGAGTCTCCCGGTGAAATCGAGCTGTTCCAGGGCCGCGCGTTCAAGTCTTACCGTGGCATGGGCTCCCTGGGTGCCATGAGCAAGGGCTCCAGCGATCGCTACTTCCAGAGCGACAACGCCGCCGATAAAATGGTGCCGGAAGGCATTGAAGGCCGGGTGCCCTACAAGGGCAAACTGAAGGAAATTATCCATCAGCAGATGGGCGGTCTGCGCAGTGCCATGGGACTCACCGGTAGTGCCACCATAGATGACCTGCGCACCAAGGCAGAATTTGTTAAGATATCCGGCGCGGGCATTCAGGAGTCGCACGTGCACGATGTGACCATTACCAAGGAAGCGCCCAACTACCGGTTGGGTTAA